One region of Chitinophaga varians genomic DNA includes:
- a CDS encoding LytR/AlgR family response regulator transcription factor, with protein MIALIVEDETAAARQLVNMLRKLRPDWHICPVAESIAETVQWLTNNPHPDIILMDIQLSDGDCFTIFKQTAVKVPVIFTTAYDEYAIRAFKVNSIDYLLKPIEEAELSAALDKYESLRPLQAPDAAGDQLKKLIASLTPATGARERMMFRTYNGMKSIDCNDIAYIKAQDKHVYVYTFDGEMNVTDQSLDELAETLSARTFFRINRKYLCHIKALQQIRLHSNGRTHILLEHCKDDAIFVSHSRSADFRRWLDS; from the coding sequence ATGATAGCTTTAATTGTTGAAGACGAGACGGCCGCTGCAAGGCAGCTGGTGAATATGCTCCGCAAACTGCGCCCGGACTGGCACATCTGTCCCGTTGCTGAAAGTATCGCGGAAACGGTGCAGTGGCTCACTAACAACCCACATCCGGACATCATCCTGATGGACATCCAACTTTCTGATGGCGATTGTTTCACCATTTTTAAACAGACAGCGGTGAAGGTGCCGGTGATTTTTACCACGGCTTATGATGAATATGCGATCAGGGCTTTTAAAGTGAACAGTATCGACTACCTGCTGAAACCCATTGAAGAAGCGGAATTATCCGCGGCGCTAGACAAATATGAATCGCTTCGGCCTCTTCAGGCGCCTGACGCTGCCGGCGATCAGCTGAAAAAACTGATCGCTTCCCTGACGCCTGCCACAGGTGCCCGTGAACGGATGATGTTCCGCACGTATAACGGCATGAAAAGCATCGACTGTAACGATATCGCCTATATTAAAGCGCAGGACAAACACGTGTACGTCTATACGTTTGACGGAGAAATGAACGTCACTGACCAGTCGCTTGATGAACTGGCGGAAACCTTGTCTGCCAGAACGTTCTTCCGGATCAACCGGAAATACCTCTGTCATATCAAAGCGCTTCAGCAGATAAGGCTGCATTCCAACGGGCGTACGCACATCCTGCTGGAGCATTGTAAAGATGATGCCATTTTTGTGAGCCATTCGCGTAGTGCGGACTTTCGCCGTTGGCTGGACAGTTAG
- a CDS encoding sensor histidine kinase, whose translation MGKVKGVLKSYVIILLIVVVINIINNLSGYTPGEFDMRAEIVTTLLMTIFGFFGFKALNDIFLRKVLNWNTRTERSFLVFILVSACFGATLIGCFMKLEVFIFHTPDPAWQGYVRNMLYSAMLFLSITLAATLGKFIDHWKQGIEATARMEQRLAQSQLDLLRNQVNPHFLFNALNTLTSLIREDEEQAVDFVKHLSRILRYSLAQETSGTVTVATELAIADAFLGISGQRFGDKLLYSKAVKDNVLSQQIVSHSLLMLLENALKHNEISRQRPLHINIYSTDDYLFVENNLQLRQSGTTSMGIGLANITGRYQPLTDKTVNITSDKTCWRVGIPLLPEDLNSEK comes from the coding sequence ATGGGAAAAGTAAAAGGTGTACTCAAGTCATATGTTATCATACTGCTTATTGTGGTGGTGATCAATATCATCAACAATTTATCGGGGTACACCCCCGGGGAGTTTGATATGAGAGCGGAAATTGTGACCACCCTGTTGATGACCATCTTTGGGTTCTTTGGGTTTAAAGCATTGAACGATATTTTTCTCCGGAAAGTATTGAACTGGAATACCCGTACAGAAAGGAGCTTCCTGGTTTTTATACTGGTGTCTGCATGTTTTGGCGCTACGTTGATAGGGTGTTTTATGAAACTGGAGGTCTTTATTTTCCATACGCCCGATCCTGCCTGGCAGGGCTATGTGCGGAACATGCTGTATTCGGCCATGCTGTTTCTCTCCATCACGCTGGCTGCCACCCTCGGCAAATTCATTGACCACTGGAAACAGGGGATAGAAGCCACCGCCAGAATGGAACAGCGCCTGGCGCAAAGTCAGCTGGACCTGTTAAGAAACCAGGTCAATCCCCACTTCCTCTTTAACGCATTAAACACGCTGACTTCCCTGATCCGGGAAGATGAAGAACAGGCAGTGGATTTTGTGAAACATCTCTCCCGCATTTTGAGGTATTCCTTAGCGCAGGAGACCAGCGGCACGGTGACAGTGGCCACGGAGCTGGCTATTGCAGACGCTTTCCTGGGCATCAGCGGCCAACGTTTCGGTGACAAACTCCTTTACAGCAAAGCCGTGAAGGACAACGTCCTGTCTCAGCAAATTGTTTCACACAGCCTGCTGATGCTGCTGGAAAATGCGCTCAAACACAATGAAATATCCCGTCAGCGGCCATTGCACATCAACATATACTCCACAGACGACTATCTTTTTGTAGAGAACAACCTGCAGCTCCGGCAGTCAGGGACTACTTCCATGGGTATCGGCCTGGCCAATATTACAGGCCGTTATCAGCCGCTGACCGATAAAACCGTAAACATTACATCTGATAAAACCTGCTGGCGGGTGGGAATCCCACTGCTCCCGGAGGATTTAAACAGCGAAAAATGA
- the xseB gene encoding exodeoxyribonuclease VII small subunit — protein MMNQELTYEAAYTELQQIAEEIENETVSVDVLAEKVKRASVLIEFCQQKLRATETEVNNIIKQMENKPGA, from the coding sequence ATGATGAACCAGGAACTGACATATGAAGCCGCCTACACCGAATTACAACAGATAGCGGAAGAAATCGAAAATGAAACCGTTTCGGTGGACGTACTGGCAGAAAAAGTAAAACGCGCGTCCGTACTGATAGAGTTCTGTCAGCAGAAACTGCGGGCAACGGAAACAGAAGTCAACAATATCATCAAACAAATGGAAAACAAACCAGGGGCCTGA
- a CDS encoding patatin-like phospholipase family protein yields the protein MLLLLKNLLRLAAHLLKAIWLFFPGIIFLLLIFFICWSLDQGKDVIVAYTENHYRERILFFLAIGFWVYVTWYSSRIIAYIKRTRLIADVKDEAMITDAAATKAYNDHNEHFPISQFFLDESPRVLGHGCFLLLELAMLQSPVLYHPLSSTVCWIIFATVLTLLYFLNRPLNRLSMQPAFRKVFMVLLISWLAATVATSFIPRISILLLLALLVLLHALFLLYTHLRRVELDISARKSLLLTHTPLDTIMRYFFIPRTEKSFFRWFIFIGCAALVTYVAAIYSLGFARRLGPFPFLLLAFGMLLLFGNIVTALSVRYRISFHFLFVITALIFGLKETHYVKLTTAKNGNHYESRPSLDTYLRAWLRTRPVMADSSYDVYFVMANGGASRSAYWTAAVLGEIEDASIREHAQDRFSRHVFCLSGTSGGGVGVATFFSLLRDRAHEQPLYAKSAMTYLKQDYFSYTFTRMLGPDFFRYIIRTSRAGDRAAALEESFERSADVAGDSLYRVPFDAALSSFPAMREDTVFLPVLCINTTRMQDGNPGVVTNLQLDAGIFNNRVDVLSLLRNDSDITITSGAILGARFPYLSPAGRIQNQYFVDGGYFDNSGAGVIQEIIRGIINIGEDDRHLHGDSSQLYQQISRLHFKVLHITNSPVIPGEEHFRSVAPVKNDLFAPVLTIAGAYGMQTTVNDKRLSHYVSDINDYYYKKASYIQIPLYKDSLEWQQDPLRKRFPKGEPSYTMNWFMSDTTIRRINIRLANNQALHDFIATIKK from the coding sequence ATGTTACTACTACTGAAAAACCTGCTCCGGCTGGCCGCGCATCTGCTCAAAGCCATCTGGCTGTTCTTTCCCGGGATTATCTTCCTCCTGCTGATCTTCTTCATCTGCTGGTCGCTGGACCAGGGCAAAGACGTGATTGTTGCCTATACCGAAAACCACTACCGTGAACGCATCCTGTTTTTCCTGGCCATTGGTTTCTGGGTTTATGTGACCTGGTATTCCTCCCGGATCATCGCTTATATCAAACGCACCCGCCTGATTGCCGATGTGAAGGACGAAGCCATGATCACCGATGCGGCAGCCACCAAGGCTTACAACGATCACAATGAACATTTTCCCATCAGCCAGTTTTTCCTGGATGAATCCCCGAGGGTATTGGGCCACGGCTGCTTCCTGTTGCTGGAACTGGCCATGCTGCAATCACCCGTATTGTATCACCCGCTCAGCAGCACCGTTTGCTGGATTATTTTCGCTACGGTACTTACACTGCTGTATTTTCTCAACCGGCCCCTTAACCGGCTGTCGATGCAGCCTGCTTTCCGGAAAGTGTTCATGGTGCTGCTGATATCGTGGCTGGCCGCCACGGTGGCCACCAGCTTTATACCACGTATCAGCATCCTGCTGTTGCTGGCGTTGCTGGTGCTGCTGCACGCCCTCTTCCTGTTGTACACCCACCTGCGGCGGGTGGAACTGGACATTTCCGCCAGGAAAAGCCTGTTGCTTACCCATACGCCGCTGGACACCATAATGCGCTACTTTTTTATTCCGCGCACGGAAAAAAGTTTCTTCCGCTGGTTTATTTTCATTGGCTGTGCGGCGCTCGTCACTTATGTGGCCGCTATTTACAGTCTGGGCTTTGCGCGGCGGCTGGGGCCATTCCCCTTTCTGTTGCTCGCATTCGGCATGTTGTTGTTATTTGGCAACATTGTCACCGCCTTGTCTGTCCGCTACCGTATCAGCTTCCATTTTCTTTTTGTGATCACCGCCCTTATTTTCGGGTTGAAAGAAACGCATTACGTGAAGCTGACCACCGCCAAAAACGGTAACCACTATGAATCCAGGCCATCGCTGGACACGTACCTGCGGGCCTGGCTGCGTACCCGCCCCGTTATGGCCGACAGCAGCTACGATGTATATTTTGTGATGGCCAATGGCGGCGCCTCCCGTTCTGCCTACTGGACCGCGGCAGTACTTGGCGAGATCGAAGACGCCAGCATCCGCGAACATGCACAGGACCGCTTCTCCCGCCATGTGTTCTGCCTGTCAGGCACCTCCGGCGGCGGCGTGGGCGTGGCCACCTTCTTTTCCCTGCTGAGAGACAGGGCACATGAACAGCCACTGTACGCCAAATCTGCCATGACATACCTGAAACAGGACTACTTCAGTTATACGTTCACCCGCATGCTGGGGCCGGATTTTTTCCGTTATATCATCCGTACCTCACGGGCAGGCGACAGGGCCGCTGCACTGGAAGAATCTTTCGAGCGCAGTGCCGACGTGGCCGGTGATTCACTCTACCGCGTACCCTTCGATGCCGCACTGTCCTCCTTCCCCGCCATGCGGGAAGACACCGTGTTCCTGCCGGTGTTATGCATCAACACCACGCGTATGCAGGACGGCAATCCCGGAGTGGTCACCAACCTGCAACTGGATGCCGGCATCTTCAACAACCGCGTAGATGTACTCAGTCTCCTGCGCAACGATTCTGATATCACTATTACCTCCGGCGCCATACTGGGCGCACGGTTCCCCTACCTGAGCCCCGCCGGCAGGATACAGAACCAGTATTTTGTGGATGGTGGTTATTTCGATAATTCCGGCGCCGGCGTTATCCAGGAGATCATCCGGGGCATTATCAATATCGGGGAGGACGACAGGCACCTGCATGGCGACAGCAGCCAGCTGTACCAACAGATCAGCCGCCTTCATTTTAAGGTGCTGCATATCACCAACAGCCCTGTGATCCCCGGAGAAGAACATTTCCGTTCCGTGGCACCGGTGAAGAACGACCTGTTTGCGCCCGTGCTGACCATCGCCGGCGCATACGGCATGCAAACTACGGTCAACGATAAACGACTTTCCCACTATGTCAGCGATATCAACGATTACTATTACAAGAAAGCGTCCTACATACAGATACCGTTGTATAAAGACAGCCTGGAATGGCAACAGGACCCATTAAGAAAAAGGTTCCCCAAAGGAGAACCTTCCTATACCATGAACTGGTTTATGTCAGATACAACTATCCGGAGAATTAATATACGGCTGGCCAACAATCAGGCGCTCCATGATTTTATCGCCACAATAAAAAAATAA
- a CDS encoding CobW family GTP-binding protein, translating into MQRDRIKVYLLTGFLGAGKTTLLNSLLQQSRDHRNIVIENEFGKVNIDASLVAAQIENIYELTAGCICCSLDNELLEVLGNILRLEERPDQIFIETTGIADAGNIIGMFTLPDVKARFQLVSTICVADAENVESRLEEVAEVGKQLSCADVIVLNKTKDLAVTELVRLQALLENVNPLAYITATADGQVVLADMLPQEGRVPAPALTPSAGIASCDTPAEKTPHKINNVLFESPQPFDLQMLAFVLELNFNVYTDQLYRIKGYVAVKDSPEKYLVQSTGNYLTIVPAGPWGDTPPSSTLVFIGKGLKSATIDRILRPALR; encoded by the coding sequence ATGCAAAGAGACAGAATTAAAGTATACCTGTTGACCGGTTTCCTCGGCGCGGGCAAAACCACGCTGCTCAACAGCCTGTTGCAGCAGAGCCGCGACCATCGCAACATCGTCATTGAAAACGAATTTGGCAAAGTGAATATCGACGCGTCACTGGTGGCGGCGCAAATAGAAAATATATACGAACTGACGGCAGGCTGTATCTGTTGCTCGCTCGACAATGAACTGCTGGAGGTGCTGGGCAATATCCTGCGGCTGGAAGAGCGGCCGGACCAGATTTTCATTGAAACAACAGGTATCGCGGACGCCGGTAATATTATCGGTATGTTCACCCTCCCCGACGTGAAAGCCCGTTTTCAGCTGGTGTCCACCATCTGCGTGGCCGATGCGGAAAACGTGGAGAGCCGCCTGGAAGAAGTTGCCGAAGTAGGCAAACAACTGTCCTGCGCCGATGTGATCGTGCTGAATAAAACCAAAGACCTGGCGGTGACAGAACTGGTGCGGTTACAGGCGTTGCTGGAAAACGTGAACCCGCTGGCCTATATCACCGCCACCGCAGACGGGCAGGTAGTACTGGCCGACATGCTGCCGCAGGAAGGCCGCGTGCCGGCACCGGCACTGACCCCTTCGGCCGGCATTGCCTCCTGTGACACACCAGCCGAAAAAACGCCGCACAAAATCAATAACGTACTGTTTGAGTCGCCACAGCCGTTTGATCTGCAGATGCTGGCATTTGTACTGGAACTGAATTTTAACGTATATACAGATCAGTTATACCGCATCAAAGGATATGTGGCGGTAAAGGACAGTCCGGAGAAATACCTGGTGCAGTCTACCGGCAACTATCTCACCATTGTTCCGGCTGGCCCCTGGGGCGATACGCCGCCTTCCTCCACGCTGGTGTTTATCGGGAAAGGCCTGAAAAGCGCTACCATAGACCGTATACTGCGGCCGGCGCTGAGGTGA
- the lgt gene encoding prolipoprotein diacylglyceryl transferase, whose product MLHNLTWDPSPEIFRIGGFALRYYSVAFMAAFVLSYVVMRNIFRREGKDIALLDRLLVYVVVGTIIGARLGHCLFYEWDYFRHHPAEIVLPFRWEKGRFLWTGYQGLASHGGAVGILGAVALFARRYRISLIWLLDRLSIVVPLAGAFVRIGNFFNGEIIGKPSGLPWAVVFAREDSQPRHPAQLYEALCYAVIFGLFIFLYKKSKLAQKPGCFFGLFLVLVFGARFIIEFLKENQEPFESGYLLNMGQLLSLPLIAAGIYFLRYYRDRHAKRQN is encoded by the coding sequence ATGTTGCATAATTTAACCTGGGACCCTTCGCCGGAGATATTCCGGATCGGTGGCTTTGCGCTTCGTTATTACAGTGTGGCCTTCATGGCGGCTTTTGTGCTCAGCTATGTGGTGATGCGTAACATCTTCCGCCGGGAGGGAAAAGACATCGCATTACTGGACCGGCTGCTGGTATACGTGGTAGTGGGCACGATCATCGGCGCGCGGCTGGGACATTGCCTGTTCTATGAATGGGATTATTTCCGGCATCATCCGGCGGAAATCGTATTGCCGTTCCGGTGGGAGAAGGGACGTTTTTTATGGACGGGTTATCAGGGACTGGCCAGCCATGGCGGGGCTGTGGGCATACTCGGCGCAGTAGCGTTGTTTGCCCGCCGGTACAGGATATCGCTGATATGGCTGCTGGACAGGCTGTCCATTGTGGTGCCACTGGCCGGCGCCTTTGTACGGATAGGTAATTTTTTTAATGGGGAAATCATCGGTAAACCATCCGGCCTGCCATGGGCGGTGGTGTTTGCACGGGAAGACAGTCAGCCCCGGCACCCGGCGCAGCTGTATGAGGCGCTCTGTTACGCGGTTATCTTCGGCCTTTTCATCTTCCTGTATAAAAAAAGTAAATTGGCGCAAAAACCGGGATGTTTCTTCGGGCTCTTCCTGGTACTGGTATTTGGCGCGCGTTTCATCATAGAATTCCTGAAGGAAAATCAGGAACCGTTCGAAAGCGGATACCTGCTCAATATGGGACAGCTGCTGAGTTTACCGCTGATAGCGGCCGGTATTTATTTTCTGAGATATTATCGAGATAGACATGCAAAGAGACAGAATTAA
- a CDS encoding PA2169 family four-helix-bundle protein, whose translation MNTNTATVETLNDLIGINNDRISGYEKALKDNKGKDADLRALFTHMIDESRTMRNTLGKEVQGLGGEMETGTTTGGKLYRAWMELKSVFGGHDRHAILSDCETEEDAAMRAYTQALQEEHLPAYLRELLTQQRSVLKTEHDKIKKMRDAQA comes from the coding sequence ATGAACACAAACACAGCCACTGTAGAGACGCTCAACGATCTCATCGGCATTAACAATGACCGTATTTCCGGTTATGAAAAAGCGCTGAAGGACAATAAAGGCAAAGATGCCGACCTCCGGGCGCTTTTCACGCATATGATCGACGAAAGCCGCACGATGCGCAACACCCTGGGCAAAGAGGTGCAGGGGCTTGGCGGAGAGATGGAAACAGGCACCACCACCGGCGGAAAGCTATACCGCGCCTGGATGGAGCTGAAAAGCGTATTTGGCGGCCATGACCGTCATGCCATCCTTTCCGATTGTGAAACAGAGGAAGATGCGGCCATGCGTGCCTATACACAGGCCTTACAGGAAGAGCACCTGCCGGCTTATCTGCGTGAACTGTTGACACAGCAACGCTCCGTCCTGAAAACGGAACACGATAAAATAAAGAAGATGCGCGACGCACAGGCATAG
- a CDS encoding MBL fold metallo-hydrolase: MSLFITSLNSGSNGNCYYIGNGQEAVLIDAGISCRETEKRMTRLGLSMTKVKAIFISHEHTDHIKGVTVLAKKHQLPVYITQSTLAGGNLALQRVMSFAAYQPVQIGGLTVTAFPKYHDAVEPHSFMVSGNQVNIGIFTDIGAPCDHVLNHFRQCHAAFLEANYDEQMLEQGRYPYYLKNRIRGGHGHLSNRQALEIFTQHRPSFMTHLLLSHLSQDNNNPVLVKEMFDQHANGTQIIVASRHVETAVFQIHATNFVETVAATPQ; the protein is encoded by the coding sequence ATGTCACTTTTTATCACGTCATTGAATTCGGGGAGCAACGGAAACTGTTACTACATAGGTAACGGGCAGGAAGCAGTATTGATAGACGCAGGTATTTCCTGCCGGGAAACAGAGAAGCGGATGACGCGCCTCGGGTTGTCGATGACGAAAGTGAAAGCCATCTTTATCTCCCACGAACATACGGACCACATCAAAGGGGTAACCGTGCTGGCGAAAAAGCACCAGCTCCCGGTGTACATCACCCAAAGCACGCTGGCCGGCGGTAACCTGGCACTGCAAAGAGTGATGTCATTTGCGGCGTATCAGCCGGTACAGATAGGCGGTCTTACCGTCACCGCTTTCCCCAAATACCACGATGCCGTGGAGCCACACAGCTTCATGGTGTCCGGCAACCAGGTCAACATCGGGATATTTACAGATATCGGCGCTCCCTGTGACCATGTGCTGAATCACTTCCGGCAATGTCACGCGGCCTTCCTGGAAGCCAATTACGATGAACAGATGCTGGAACAGGGCAGATACCCCTATTACCTCAAAAACCGTATCCGTGGCGGGCACGGGCACCTGTCCAACCGCCAGGCGCTGGAAATATTCACGCAGCACCGTCCCTCGTTCATGACGCACCTGCTGCTCTCCCACCTGTCACAGGACAACAACAACCCTGTCCTGGTAAAGGAAATGTTTGACCAGCACGCCAACGGCACGCAGATCATTGTAGCTTCCCGCCATGTGGAAACAGCCGTATTTCAGATACACGCTACCAACTTTGTGGAAACTGTTGCAGCAACGCCGCAATAA
- the xseA gene encoding exodeoxyribonuclease VII large subunit: MTASETIKLSALTGKIQQALSNVFGEATFWVVADVTNHAFYAQKGYHYFDLVEKDANSSAIVAKVAAVAWGNGSVRIREFEYVTGQPFKNDIHVLVKVSVNYHQVHGLQITLLDIDTSFTIGMLEQQKQQTLLRLLAECSDFIRKAGDRYVTRNNQLPLPAVIQKLAVITSGNSAGFQDFRHTLEHNRFAYAFQVDTYFTVVQGESKAELVQQRLIDVYNSGVAYDAVVIIRGGGAQTDFLLFDTFLLGRAVAKFPIPIITGIGHQKNETITDMMAHSPVKTPTKAAELIIAHNKAFEDGVSALQHTILIRAQQLFSSHYQALSQLNATVINQTRTVLHRQRETLHNYHNLVSHGSRSVLQHHQRELLTLSGAILARPRAVIAGKQNDLLNITANIRSFNRLYMQNRRGQLAHYDTLFKLMSPVNILKRGFAIVYAGDKIINSALPVETGSPITVRLHDASLEATVTAKTPHDEPGTDI; encoded by the coding sequence ATGACTGCATCTGAGACCATCAAACTTTCTGCGCTGACCGGCAAAATCCAGCAGGCACTCTCCAATGTATTTGGAGAAGCCACCTTTTGGGTAGTGGCGGACGTGACCAACCATGCTTTTTATGCACAGAAAGGATATCACTATTTCGACCTGGTAGAGAAAGATGCCAACTCCAGCGCGATCGTGGCCAAGGTGGCTGCGGTGGCCTGGGGCAACGGGTCTGTCCGTATCCGTGAGTTTGAATATGTGACTGGTCAGCCGTTTAAAAACGACATACATGTATTGGTGAAAGTGTCGGTCAACTACCACCAGGTACATGGCCTGCAAATCACCCTGCTCGATATCGACACCAGCTTCACCATCGGTATGCTGGAACAGCAGAAACAACAAACGCTGCTGCGCCTGCTGGCGGAGTGTTCCGACTTTATCCGCAAAGCAGGGGACCGTTACGTGACCCGCAACAATCAGTTGCCGCTTCCCGCTGTGATACAGAAACTCGCCGTTATCACCTCCGGGAATTCGGCCGGCTTCCAGGATTTCCGGCATACGCTGGAACATAACCGTTTTGCATACGCGTTTCAGGTAGACACCTATTTCACCGTCGTACAGGGCGAATCAAAAGCCGAACTGGTGCAGCAACGGTTGATTGACGTATACAATAGCGGGGTGGCCTACGATGCCGTGGTCATTATCCGCGGCGGCGGTGCGCAAACTGACTTCCTGCTGTTTGATACCTTCCTGCTGGGAAGGGCGGTGGCCAAATTCCCTATTCCCATTATCACCGGTATTGGTCACCAGAAAAACGAAACCATCACCGACATGATGGCGCATAGCCCGGTGAAAACGCCTACAAAAGCGGCAGAGCTGATCATTGCGCATAACAAGGCATTTGAAGACGGGGTGTCTGCCCTGCAACACACCATCCTGATCAGGGCGCAACAACTTTTTTCCAGTCACTACCAGGCGCTGTCCCAGCTGAATGCAACCGTGATCAATCAAACGCGTACCGTCCTGCACCGGCAGCGGGAAACGCTGCACAACTACCACAACCTGGTGTCACATGGTTCCCGGTCAGTATTGCAACATCACCAACGGGAACTGCTCACACTGTCAGGCGCCATCCTGGCAAGGCCACGGGCGGTGATTGCCGGCAAACAGAACGACCTGCTGAACATAACGGCCAATATCCGCTCGTTTAACCGGCTGTATATGCAAAACAGGCGCGGACAACTGGCCCACTACGATACACTATTCAAACTCATGAGCCCTGTTAATATACTGAAGCGCGGTTTTGCCATCGTATATGCAGGCGATAAAATTATTAACAGCGCACTTCCCGTGGAAACCGGCAGCCCCATCACCGTCAGGCTGCACGATGCTTCGCTGGAAGCCACCGTTACTGCTAAAACACCACATGATGAACCAGGAACTGACATATGA
- a CDS encoding DNA/RNA non-specific endonuclease: MRINFRLLITYAALLLIVACTKDDIRETAPTQPPATVADNDHLLLGNPTDAKSNLIFLENFLMDQTYFVEAYSKNAGIPVWVSWHLQAEDCPGTIDRSNDFRPDPSLPQGWYQVNAGSYNGSNTGFDRGHNCPSADRSAAKEANSATFLMTNMIPQAAALNQVPWANMEDFIRQQVKDDKEAFIVMGSYGKGGRGKGQTAFMETLDNGNITVPGQVWKVAVIIPKGTNDLARINAGATVIAVDMPNDNDLYTGTGKAGAWKNYLCTVETLEAKAKAAGVPLNLFQNVPEGIRTQLKKKMYSL, translated from the coding sequence ATGAGAATTAATTTTAGGCTGCTGATTACCTACGCGGCCCTGCTGCTGATTGTTGCCTGTACCAAAGACGATATCCGGGAAACCGCTCCCACTCAGCCACCGGCCACAGTCGCTGACAATGACCACCTGCTGCTTGGCAACCCCACCGATGCTAAGTCCAACCTGATTTTCCTGGAGAACTTCCTGATGGACCAAACCTATTTTGTGGAAGCATATAGCAAAAATGCCGGTATCCCCGTATGGGTTAGCTGGCACCTGCAAGCAGAAGACTGCCCTGGCACCATAGACCGCTCCAACGACTTCAGGCCAGACCCCAGCCTGCCGCAGGGCTGGTACCAGGTAAACGCCGGTAGCTACAACGGCAGCAATACCGGCTTCGACAGAGGCCACAACTGCCCCTCCGCCGACCGCAGCGCAGCCAAAGAAGCCAACAGCGCCACTTTCCTCATGACCAACATGATACCGCAGGCTGCAGCCCTCAACCAGGTGCCATGGGCCAATATGGAAGATTTTATCCGTCAACAGGTGAAAGATGACAAAGAGGCTTTCATCGTCATGGGCAGCTATGGCAAAGGTGGACGTGGCAAAGGCCAGACAGCTTTCATGGAAACTCTCGATAATGGTAACATCACCGTACCCGGACAAGTATGGAAAGTAGCGGTCATTATTCCGAAAGGCACTAACGACCTGGCACGTATCAACGCCGGCGCCACAGTCATCGCAGTGGACATGCCGAATGACAACGACCTGTACACCGGCACCGGTAAAGCCGGCGCCTGGAAAAACTATCTCTGTACCGTGGAAACACTGGAAGCCAAAGCGAAAGCGGCCGGCGTGCCGCTAAACCTCTTTCAGAACGTACCGGAAGGCATACGGACACAACTCAAGAAAAAAATGTACAGCCTCTAA